One Arachis hypogaea cultivar Tifrunner chromosome 18, arahy.Tifrunner.gnm2.J5K5, whole genome shotgun sequence genomic window, GGAACCATCAATGCAAtcaactcaatttaattttctttttcagttaCTAAGACAAGTAATTAAaccaattaaattttgaattccaaTCCACAATAGGAATAGGAAGTAGATAACTATGGAGCTTTCAATacaaataaattgaattgaattgatttttggttAGCAAGGCATAAAGTCACATATGGCTTTTAGTTActtaaaaaatgaatttaattgaaTTGAGATTTGGATTCCAGTTAGGGgcggcaaacgggcctaaacccgccgaGTCGGctcgcgtaacccgccaaaaaaggcgggttgGGCTGGAAAATCGGGActgccaaatagcaaaagcccgcctaacccgcacTGCTTAAACTGCGAGGTTTGGCGGGCTTCCCCGGCGGGCTAAGGTTTTTTTTAGTGAGGgggtatttttgcaattttttgccAAAACCTAACTTCTCCCAACCTAACTTATAAGAGTATGAAGATAGaaattgagtgttttgaattatgtttatgttattttagagacaatatttataattatgttttggattatgtttattttgctttggagagaatatttatacttatattttgaatgaaaatttggtttataattatatttattaaatatttataattacaaagactttaatgtttgttaatataaaaatataattttttatgccattagaaattataaatttataatatggttgtgaaattatatatattacttagtagttgatagtaaaaaaaaaaaagagaagttttGGCGAgcttagcccgccagcccgccagCCCACAATTAGGCGGGATGGATTAGGATTCTaagaccgcctcactaggcggggcagggcggggcggggcgggcttccccgcttgccatcCCTAGTTCCAGTAACCATGTCATGAAGACTTTCCAATGAGAGACTTATGAGATCACAGTATGGGCTTTAGGAAGCTTTGGTTTCTTTCTTTAATTCATCATGGGCTTGAATTTGTTCAATGATCAAATTAGCTTGTTTAACTTTTAGCCCAATATGAAATTTAATTGTTTGCCTGCACATTTGAACAAAAATCATCAAATAacctattaaaaattattaaataaaatatttaataataattttaataattttttaatttatattttaataatatttggttTGTTTTAATAGGCAGGGTGAATACTAAGAAAGGTTGAGTCAGTTCGGGATACTCAATCAGAATGATAGGAGGTGTGTTTTATGTAATAGAGCAGGTTCATCACTTGTTTCTTAGTTGTGATTTTGCTTGACAGGTATGAAATGCTTAGATATCTGTGTTTGGCCGATTATGGTCTCTTCTGATATTGATGAAGGACCACTTTTTAAGTTGGACAGAAGAGCCGTGTAGAAAGGAGGATCGAAAGCAACGGTTGAGATGCTTCTGTGCGATCATCTGGAACATTTGGATAGAAAGAAATATaagaatatttcaaaataaaagaaaaagtataaaagAAATCATCAATATATCTGTAATTAGCTATAAAGAGTAAAAATGTGTGCTCTCTTTGTATTGTTGATGACTATGCtaaaaatgacataaaaaattatttattttatattaatttttaggtATTGTTCATccgtttatttttaatttttgtttcattctattatattgagctcttttatttaaaaaaaataatatttcatcATCATTTTAGTTTTCTAAACTTAACATATTTATCATTTGAGAATAGAAAGCCTATAAAATATGTATTTGGTGGTTATTCATAGAAAAATTTGTATCGACCATAATTGCAGTTTGCCGTTATAATTTATAGCAAATTCTGAAAACTAAATCTGTCAAACTATTATTAAACAATCAGACTTAGAAATTCAATCGATATTTAACTTGAGttgaattaaatataataaaatattaaaaaatttattttttatattttattattttaaaccaGTTAATTACTAAAACATGAACTAATTCGATAGATTAATCAATTTTTtgactgatttttttttattttttaaccgaTTCGTTAtcaattgattttttttgttttaatctgACTATCTATGctcaatttttaattaatctaatttaACCAGCCGATTCATGATTTATATCATAATCCAAAATGGCATAATAATTATTAAAGGTAGAATACAGTGACAAGGGAAGTGTTCTTGAAAAGGATATTATTTTAATGGAAGAGAAAATTTGTGTATATTTGATAtgtaaatttagatatttaattaattatattccaACTCCTAGTGACTCTAGTACTGTACTAGGATGCTATATTCTTTCTGTGGGTCCAATGCTTGAACTTTTGGTGTTACGTGGCAACATGGCCTTTTCAGCTTTCTTTTCCATTACATGACCACTGATTCTGAATTGGTTCATTCCTCCGCTTTGCACCACACACACATCTTTCTACTTTCTAGTTTCTACGGTCCACACCGCCTTGCTTCCTCTCCCCATTTCAGTGTATTACTTTCCAGTTGACAGTTGCTGcatttctttctgcttttgcaACCAAAAGAAAGAGACAAAATACTCAGTTTCAGTGGTTCCAAATGAAAGTTTATATATAAAATCATGTTATTTTAGGTTTGTTTCATTGGTTAATAAAGTCATAGTATAAATTATATACAGAATCATAATTAGGAACTTAATCAATATAGAATAACATGGATGTTGGTTAGGATAACATGTATATAAGTTATCAtctaaaataacaataataaattaaaaaatgtatatatacaaGTAGGTATTTAACATTAAACTGAACCGAGTCATTCTCTTAACATAAACTTTAAGAGTATGTTTGTTTTATTACGGATAAATTTTATGAACATCAAACTTATCAATAAAAATTGAACACGTTTTTACTTCCAAAGAGGAGTTTTTAGATATATTAAAGAAAGATTGAAGAATATTGGGCAAAGTTGACATATTtttgttgaattaaaaaaataaaataaaataaaaacagggGAACGAAAAACAAGACAATATATAGGGGGAAGGGAGTGCAAATTAAAGCACAAAAAACGACAGGTTTATAATGACATAGGATTACgaatagaagagaagagagagtaaAAGACATATCGGCGGTGAGCTCAGTTCTGATTTCTGAAGGAAAGGAAGGAGAAAAAAGTTGGTATTTTGAGCGGTGTTGATATTCTGACAACTTAGGCAGACACATAATTAGACATTGGTTAATGTTAATTTGAATCTGGAATTGGGTGGTTTCAGGTTGAGAGGATCAGTGTTAGTAAGAGAACATGGTTGGCAGGGGTGGTTCGGGGACTGGCTCTGGGTGTGGCTCTGGCTCTGGCTCTGGCTCTGGGTCTGTGCAGCCACAATTCATTGCGAGCACTGGCTCCAATACGAATACGCCCCTCATTGACAACTCAGATGTTGATCAAGTTGTTGTGCCTGATGTCAGTTTCCCTCTTCTCCATTTATCTCCCTCTCCTTTTACTTGCACACGCCATTACTAAATTATGTTTCTTTTCTTGCATTTGTAGACCAGAAGCTGGAAAAATCTATTTTCTTACATGGGGCCTGGCTTTCTTGTTTCCATTGCATACATAGACCCGGGAAACTGTAAGATCATTATTCATCATTTTCTCTAGTACAGTAATAAATTGCAAACGTAATTAATATGATTATCCATTTCTCCAAACAAATTCGCAGTTGAGACAGATCTTCAGTCGGGGGCTCAACATAAATACGAGGTGTGTATTCTTGTAATGCCAAACCAATAATGCTCAGCTCAATAGTTCCTTCATTTCCTTTTCACATTTGTTTTATCAGCTACTTTGGATCATATTGGTGGCATCCTGCGCTGCTCTATTAATTCAATCCATGGCAGCCAATCTTGGGGTCGTCACTGGTACTTAAATCAATTTCATTTTGTAGATACTTTTCAAGTACGCAAGCAACTAGcaataattttcttttgttttttgtttactCTCTACTGCTTGCAGGAAAGCACTTAGCAGAGCATTGTAGAAATGAATATGCTTGGGCTACCAACTTTATTCTTTGGTTTATTGCTGAAATTGCCATAGTCGCCTGTGACATTCCTGAAGGTATGCAGATTCATCTAGCAATTTTCTTTTATCtcatttatttgtttaattaccATGTTTTATAGGATACAACAAAGTCCATGACTTTAAAACATGCACAACCACCAACATAAAAGATAGATCCATGATTGGCAACCATATATTTCCATGTTTTGAAATCTTGATCTCTCACTCTACATGTGCAGTAATTGGGACAGCCTTTGCATTGAACATGCTTTTCAGCATACCTGTTTGGATTGGTGTTCTTCTGACAGGACTCAGTACATTGATCCTCTTAGCTTTGCAGCAATATGGGGTAGTTTTCTGTGTTCCATTCTTATCTGCTATTATACGACAGGGAATTTTTTGTATCCTGAACAAATTTATGGTCGTCATTGCATGTTATATTAGGTACTATCTATCTATATAACAACAATATGAGCCCGTTTCTGTGTTGTTATTGAAACAGGTTAGAAAACTTGAATTCTTGATTGCATTTCTAGTATTTACAATTGCTGCATGCTTTTTTGCTGAGCTTGGATATGCAAAACCTGTTGCTAAAGAAGTTCTGAAGGGTCTTTTTGTGCCAGAACTAAAAGGAAGCGGTGCTACTGGTCTTGCGATTTCACTCCTAGGGGCTATGGTTATGCCGTGCGTTCTCCCTGTCTTCTACAGCcatttgatttttctttcttttttaaatgtATTCTCAAGCTTTGTTTCTTTGTGAATTTGCTCCAGTCACAATCTCTTCCTGCACTCAGCTCTGGTACTTTCTAGGAAAATACCACGATCAGTTCGGGGAATCAAAGTAAATATCTATTATAGAATCTCAGTTTATGCAGATAAATGATCGTGAATGCACAACTCTGTTGTCTGAATACAATTATCTGATTATGAAATATTCTGTTAAAGCAATATATTatgtcttatttaacatttatattttGACAGGAGGCCTGTAGATTTTACTTGATAGAAAGTGCCTTTGCTCTTATGGTTGCCTTCCTCATAAACGTTTCTGTTATCTCTGTGAGCGGTGCTGTTTGCAATTCTTCAAATTTGAATGCAGAAGATCAGAGGAACTGTCAGGATTTGGATCTGAACAAAGCCTCCTTTCTACTTAGAGTGCGTCAAACCTGTCTATGTTTGTGTTACCTTTTGTCTACTGTTTTGTTTACTAGCATATGCTACAACAATTTGTTAATCTTTAAAGTTGGTAAGGTTGCTCATAATACTATAAATGACAATTACTGACATTACCACAATTCAGAATGTGTTGGGCAAATGGAGTTCCAAGCTGTTTGGAGTAGCTTTACTTGCATCAGGCCAAAGTTCTACTATAACAGGAACATATGCAGGGCAGTATGTCATGCAGGTAAGACTGCTTTTATTATGGTTCTCCTAATGGTCTTTTGTGTTAACAAATATTTTAGCTTTCCTGAGATTCACTTACATGATGACAAGCACTTTGAGGAGTTAGTTATCTTGGGTTGTTTCCaatttcagggatttcttgatttgCGACTAGAGCCATGGGTTCGGAATATGCTAACTCGTTGTTTAGCCATAGTTCCTAGTTTGATTGTTGCGGTCATTGGTGGCTCTGCTGGGGCTGGCAAGCTCATAATAATTGCATCAGTAAGATGTCTTCCTTCCTTGTGGTATATATTTATTGGTCTCTCTCTGCTATAGCTGGTACTGACGTCCCTCTTTGTCTACATTCTGATCAGATGATCTTATCATTTGAGCTTCCTTTTGCTTTAATTCCACTCCTCAAGTTCACAAGCAGCAAAACCAAGATGGGAGAGCATGTCAACTCTATCATGGTAAAGAGTTTGAATTCCATGTGATTGCATGGCATATGCTAGCCTTAATATCTTCCACTGGCCACAAGTTTTCTAATGTAAGTTTTGCTTTTGATTCTTGTTCAATTGCAGATTTCAGCCGTTACTTGGATAATTGGTTCCCTAATTATGGCCATTAATATATATTATCTATTGACTGGCTTTGTGAAGCTGCTTCTCCACAGTCATGTTCAAGTTGTGGCCAAGGTGTTTTTGGGCATACTAGGGTTTTCAGGCATGGCTGTATATTTGGCTGGAATAGTATATCTGGTACTTCGCAAAAATAACAAGGCTACAAGCCTTTTGACACTAACAGCACCGGAAATCCGGCAAACAGCAAATGAACAAGGCAATGCCTCTATCCATTCTCTCTCAAGAGAAGACATAGTAAGCATGCAATTGCCTCAAAGAACTAGTCCTGTTGATCTTGACTGACTCCACAATTACATGGGTTTAATTTGGTTTGAGGGGGTATATATGCATAAGGATTCCAATTCCAATTTGGAAAATAAATATGCAAAAAGATAAAGATCTCTTTAGTGTTTAGGTTTCTGTATGAGGTCACTTGGTTGGAATTGCTAAGCTTGAAGCTGCTGATTTTCATGTGCAAATTCCAAACTTTGTTCCCTTTGCTGCCTTAGTTGACCAATGAAATTATGTTAAAAAATCAGCGAGCATCTCATATTGCATCGTGATTAGCCTGTACAGTCAGGGTTATCTTATTTTTAACTTTCTTTGgacttttaaataatatttaaaagggCTAAAAATCTTCTCCCATATCTTGGGGCACTGATACGATGTCACTGCTGATTTTTCACAATTATGAAAGGCGTGGTTATTATACAAGAGAAAGTAACGGATACTATACTATTATTCATTATAAAACCATTCATTAGGTTCAGAGAATGCAACACATGATGCATTTCATGTTTTTTTACAACATCCAAATAAGGCCTTCTGATATTGTAGTAGAATATATATTCCACGGAaaacgagatttctaaaagcTGCATCTTCTCGTccttaattaattttgttttagaaaaaattaaattgcatcgaAAGATGGTAGCAGGTACTAGTAGCTGTAGctgatttattttttaacttgaaCAGAATCTTGTTCCTTATTGGGAATAGGAAGGTGGCCCTTCTCCTGTAGGCTCTTAACCGTTTCATATAGACACTGACTCACTGGAGTGAATTCTAATCCCAAATCCTTCAGCTTTTGGTTAGAGAAGGTGTAGGGCTTTGCTCTTGGATTCTTTTCGTCGGAACACCTGCACGTGCAAAATATGGAGTTAGTTCGGAGTTTCTGAAAGTGAAAGGCATTCTCAAAGTCAGCACAAATTTGTTTGGACGAAAATCTTCCTTCTACTTTAAACACGTGACGCGTGCCTGACTAAACATAAAATTTGAGCGTTTGGTAAGGATCCAGCATGGCCTTTCATTAATGGAACACGGTAGGTATGGGGACTGGGTGCGCCAACATGAACCAATTATTAGGAATCTGACGGGGACATGGGGGTTGGTGAGAAATCGACCATTGAAAAGTTCTAAGGCTTAGGCTATGGATAATTACTCTTGAGTCTATCCTTTTTTGGGTAGAAAATAGGGATCGGGTTAACAAGTCAAAGTTGGTATACCTACTGCTGGCAGCAGCTTTCGCGTAGGGtaacattttttaattcaaaattcgaAATCAAGAGATTGTAACCTTTCACTGACTATGTTTTTGTATGGACTAACACTAATATCATTCCCGGCGTGATACCACTTAGGCGTTGTTATTATACATTATTAAGGGCACCAATGACTAAAATAGTGTAATTTTTGTAAGTGAAGTATTTCTAGTTAGAATACACTGAAACATGGAAGCTGACGTGCCTAAACATTTATATATTTGAAGGCCTATGTCATTGTCCAACAACTCTGATGGGCCTGTGAGGTGGTGGTTGCCACAACATGACAACAACTCGAGAATATGCAGAGAGAATAAATTAGTACTTACTTGGTGGGAACAGGGTAGTCGGGGAAATGCTTGGCAAGAATTTGAACGAGGTCGCCGCGGTGGAGGGAACTTTCGAGGCAGAGGTATCGACCGGAAGCAGAAGGGGTCTCGTAGACAAGTATGTGAGCTAATGCGACATCCCTGACATGGACATAGGCCTGAGTGGCATTGGCATAAGTTTTGGCGGAGCCAGTGAGGTACTTGAGGATGTGAATTGTACTTGCATTTATGGTTGGCTGCAGCAACGGTCCAAGTACCAACACTGGGTTCACCACAACCAAGTCCACCCCTTTCTCCTTTGCCTCTTCCCATGCTGCTTTTTCTGCCACTGCCTTTCCATAGCAATACCAGTTCTGCCCCAATTCAACATCAAACCCCACTTTACTactttattattatcatcattaaaaAAGACCAACAAAGCAACCTTACCTTGGTGTTCTTGCAATACTCTAGATCACTCCAACACGATTCATCCACCACCTCGTCCATGCTCCTCGCTGGGTCCATATACACTGCGCCAATTGATGAAGTGAAGACCACGCGTCTCACTTTAGCTTCCGCAGCTGCTATAATCACATTCTTGGCTCCATTTACCGCCGGCTCCACCATTTCCTCCtgcatttaatttaaatataaagcaCGCCCAGTCGTCCACTTGTTgagattaattattaatttaaagaaagaaagaaagaaaagaagaaggtacTGACGGGGTTGTCAGTGACGGGAGAAGCAGTGTGAAAGACACCATGGCAACCGTGAATGACGGCCCTAACAGAGTCAAGGTCAAGGAGATCGACCTTGTGAAGAGTGAGCCTCTCCGCCGCTCCTTCCAACTGCATCAAGTGTCCATTCTTCGGATCATCTGCCAGTCAAGGAGCCATTAATATTTCTCGTAATTAAGACGGTGAAATAAACATATAATTGAGGATGCATGCCTGGGTTACGCAGGGTTCCTTTGACAGAGTAACCTCTTTCAAGGAGGAGTTTGACCATCCAAGAGGCGATGAAACCTCCGGCGCCGGTTACACATATGGTTTGCCCAACACCACCGGCAGGCATCTTCTTCGTTGCTTTAATTTTATTCCTTAGCTTCtgggagagacagagagagatgATGATATGATGCTGATGTCCAACAACACCTAATGCCCACTATGGATAGTTGGATACTGcttttatagaaaaataattccCTCCCATCACACTCACGACTCTCACCACCGCATTCACCTACCACcctcaaattatattatattttctttctttaaataACTCTTCCTTATTATTACGAGTACTTTTTAATTAGGAAAAATCTAGGAGCagcaattttattgtattttgaaCAGCATGTGACTAGTAGAAAAAGGTGAGTCATTGGAtaaaatttcacaccaatctcacaccatcaaatcatcattgatgactagTTAATGACTACCAATCATAAATGTTGCTGGCCCTGCtcaattaattatttaagaaaaaaatatataagtaggtaatgaaaatattaaacaatcgtgtaaatggttattctaatattaaaatttatgtgaGTAATTTAGAAATGTagtgtattttatttaaagagaGCTACTCAAATGAATatgcaaaaaatatctttttatgaaaatactttgtataaaagtgtgatttattgatttgaccacacttcaaataaaagcaacacttttataacatattaAAATCTAACCTTACAATCCATTATCTAagggtcaaaaaaaaaaaaaattatcacatgaagacaattataatatcttcatgggagtacccaCCTTATTTAAATTGGGTCAATTTTAGAATtcattgttcatgttgttcaaaaaaattattggttacttagtataattttttaaaaattgataagaACATATGTATTTTAAAAGCAAAAACAAGATTACataatcaataaatttttttattttttattaatatttattaatttcaaattttaaattttaataatataaaaataaaatattaaataatattaataaaaagtgttacacaaataatatttttctaaaagcaATACTCCTATTTGGTAAGTGTTTAAATTAtctctatttgtgtttagatACACGGACGGCCTTTACTATAAGTTTAACAATGGTAAAACATAGAATACATGTTTTGTCATTAAcaattgttaaaaattttaaaattatttttaaattttattttattttaattttattcaaaaaaaatttatttatattaaatatatctctaacaattaaattttaaaaaatttaaaactaatctAATAATAGATGAAAATTATGTTAGATTTGCGAGCTGatcttatgaaattattattgaatttatcttaaatttttttgaaaaattacttactaagaatatatttgatacaaatcgtaaacttttgaaataaaattaaaacaaaataatttttaaatttataaaacttcaagaataaaaaatatattttatctaaaattcaaaatatctttctcggatatttacttttttttttctttaagagTAATGTCATATCTAATTATGGAATTTAgatcctttaaattttaaattttattttagagggtaaaatgtaattttttactatttattttatagatgacaccaagaaaaaatataaaatagaaactGTTAAAGTCAAGGGTGAGACATctcaatttatcttttaaaataaaaattcaaaatttagaacatCCAAATTTctaattatgttattttatatggTATTTTGCCAATTTCTATACATGTATTATGTATATACAACAAACTGCGTGTTCAGAGGGGAGATAACATTCATAGTTTCCAACTAAAATTAGCGCAAAATCCGTTTTGCAGATACTGCGTGTGTTGTTGCCATTCATTGAATTCTTACCATCCTCATGTGACTTAcccaaaagagaaagagagaaggaaagaggaaaaacagaaagaaacggGGGGAGGTAGTGAATCTTACAACTTATCGGACTCCATAGTTTTTACAAGCTACTGAGTCTAAAAGGTAGCTCAATCCAAAGTCAGTGGAAACTGGTAAGATTTAATAGCAGTACTTTGTAGAATAGTTAAATAATCAGTTAATCATCAGATATTCACATGTAACAAAAACAGTAAGTGATCTCATACAAAATGTCATTTGAGTGACTGACTCACTCGCCAATTTAGTTATAGGCAATTTTATAGTGCCTTTTATTTGGTGTCTAATTTTTGcctaaattatctttaatagtaattttaaaatatttaaaattttttaatttttatatttttaaatttaaaattaattattttacctattttagtaattaaacaATACCTTTTAGACACCATAGTAAATACCTTTAGTTATTTATCTTCTGCCTTTGACATTAAGTTGGTGGGtgaaaataattcaaattccaaaTTCTAACTGGTCACTGgttagccaaaaaaaaaaaagtatagggatatcattcttattaaaatttagtcaatacttaattattaatataaaagtgaataattttatattattagatgtaattttataccattaataaaatttaaaaatatttgtaatagTTAATTAATAACTACAATTCACAAAATCTAATGATTTCTAGCATTCTTAAGCCAAAAATCATCCCAACTACTCCCATGGTCTgtggttcttttttttttaagtgtaGAATCAAAGGGTTGgtgagtatattttttatttttctatgtctGGTTGGTGAGTAATTGATTGGACTTCTTATTTTCTACTACTCGTATATTCCATGTGTCGTCACTCGTCAGCCATCGCCAATATTGGTCTTCTCAGATGTGCTGTGCTAATTCCACAAaccatttatattatattatccaCTTTCACGTTTTAAAATAGAAGTTTCTTTACTTaacaaattaaaaggaagaaggGGAATATAACCATAGATGAAAGTAAAATCCAACCATGTAATTTGACTTTTTGTCATTTTTAAATCTCACGAGATaaatgttatattattattatattatatttgtttatttaatttattttgtttgattcggtattttaaattttgattaagaagtcaccaaaaaaatattttgattaagATATTTGTAACTAATTAATATAAGATATATTTATGTTTAaagtttttttaaattgataataatatctattttatgtttttaatcagttttttttttaagtaagagAAAACTTAATTGAAACATTGTATCTGTTACGTGGATAACTTAAAATAGGTGGATTGAGCTTAAATGATTGGCCCAAATGTTAATGGAAGGAGGTCTTTGACTTATTCACGATTGGGAGCCGCCGTCCGAGTTGTAAGTGTCAGAGAGTGAGGGATggcacctgcaaagacacttcgaTGCCTAAGCTAACAAGGGATTTAGCAAGTTTAAAGTGTATTGGAACTTAGTTTTACCTGAATatatcagtgtatttatagtggtgatccaataaccaccgttggagtaatTTCATCTTTAgaggtggataaccgtcctttTATCTTAGGCTTGTTGGCGTATTGCTTTTGGAAGTAGGATGAGAGATTTTAGagacagttacttatttgaataagtgttatctgacAGCTCATGTCTAGTCCGACTTCTTTGGGAAGGAGCTCATGTCGAGTCCGACCTCTTTATACGAGATCGGGTGGGTGGTGAAAACCAATTTATAAATTGAGTCTCTTTAACTTATTTTAGACTTGGGTCATAATATTGGCTACAGGGTATGAACTGTACCCATAACCTGTacaaattaattacaaaaaatcGTTGACTATTAATATATctaatcttttttttaatctaaatataaatcttttttatCATTCCTTAAATTTTGAAATAGGAGAATCTATCTTAGATAACAAATATGATTGATGTGTATATATATCACATAACAATCACCTAGGTTAGTGGTGTTTCTTCTTAGTTTAGTTCTTGTTTACAAACTCTCTCTTCAATTTTTGAATCACTTTTTTTGTTCTCTCACGGTATTTTTTATCTGTCGCGGACAACTCAGTTTCTTTAATCACTTATTTAATTCCAACTTTTGGCATCAAGGTCAAGAATGGCATTAAGAATTGGCGAAAATAATCAGAATATTAACAATGAAAATCCAAAGATTAAGATGATGAAAGCACATAAGAATGGCACAGAATTATTCTTTTGTGGGAGATGCATGCTGTGATTTCAAATCATCGTGGGAGATGTTTGAGACTCTTCAATGTGGctacaatttttgtaatttttgcaTGCATGAATACGTTATTTCATGTCTCAGGGGCAATATCATTATTTAAAATGCAAGGTTGAGTATGGACCTAAGCgtttctactctcttcttccaCTTGAAGTGTTCAAGAGATGGCAGAGAGTCAGAGAGTGATCAAAGATTGTAATACTCctattttagataaataattgaAGAAGCATATTTATGTTGATGATGATAAAAAGAATAACGATGTTAAAGAAGATGCTACAGTAGTGATTGAATCGGATGATAATGATGATTATAAATATATCAACGACAATGCGTATAATGTGGACAATGgaagtttaaaaaatattaaaaatatgacCATTAGTATTACATTGTCTTATCAGATTATGCTTTTAGGATGTGTGAGTTCCTAATACTACCCTTATTAGAATTTGCATAGACCTTATAATAAGTAATAAGATTATATTATTAGAAGTGCGACCATATTTATATAATATCTTCGCTTTTggctatttttatttaaaaaagaaaacataaatcatatcaaatttacttttttttatcctTTGGTCATTCACATCAAATTTACCTGAAGTCTAGAATCAAACAGTGAAAAGAATTGGATTGAAATCTGTGTCCAAACAGTCTAAGCTAGAactaaaaaaagat contains:
- the LOC112773194 gene encoding metal transporter Nramp1 codes for the protein MVGRGGSGTGSGCGSGSGSGSGSVQPQFIASTGSNTNTPLIDNSDVDQVVVPDTRSWKNLFSYMGPGFLVSIAYIDPGNFETDLQSGAQHKYELLWIILVASCAALLIQSMAANLGVVTGKHLAEHCRNEYAWATNFILWFIAEIAIVACDIPEVIGTAFALNMLFSIPVWIGVLLTGLSTLILLALQQYGVRKLEFLIAFLVFTIAACFFAELGYAKPVAKEVLKGLFVPELKGSGATGLAISLLGAMVMPHNLFLHSALVLSRKIPRSVRGIKEACRFYLIESAFALMVAFLINVSVISVSGAVCNSSNLNAEDQRNCQDLDLNKASFLLRNVLGKWSSKLFGVALLASGQSSTITGTYAGQYVMQGFLDLRLEPWVRNMLTRCLAIVPSLIVAVIGGSAGAGKLIIIASMILSFELPFALIPLLKFTSSKTKMGEHVNSIMISAVTWIIGSLIMAINIYYLLTGFVKLLLHSHVQVVAKVFLGILGFSGMAVYLAGIVYLVLRKNNKATSLLTLTAPEIRQTANEQGNASIHSLSREDIVSMQLPQRTSPVDLD
- the LOC112773195 gene encoding cinnamoyl-CoA reductase 1: MPAGGVGQTICVTGAGGFIASWMVKLLLERGYSVKGTLRNPDDPKNGHLMQLEGAAERLTLHKVDLLDLDSVRAVIHGCHGVFHTASPVTDNPEEMVEPAVNGAKNVIIAAAEAKVRRVVFTSSIGAVYMDPARSMDEVVDESCWSDLEYCKNTKNWYCYGKAVAEKAAWEEAKEKGVDLVVVNPVLVLGPLLQPTINASTIHILKYLTGSAKTYANATQAYVHVRDVALAHILVYETPSASGRYLCLESSLHRGDLVQILAKHFPDYPVPTKCSDEKNPRAKPYTFSNQKLKDLGLEFTPVSQCLYETVKSLQEKGHLPIPNKEQDSVQVKK